A portion of the Oncorhynchus clarkii lewisi isolate Uvic-CL-2024 chromosome 27, UVic_Ocla_1.0, whole genome shotgun sequence genome contains these proteins:
- the LOC139385602 gene encoding CLK4-associating serine/arginine rich protein-like isoform X1: MWQEARKHERKLRGMMVDYKRRGERRREYYEKIKKDPAQFLQVHGRAYKIHLDSAVALAAESPINMMPWQGDANNMIDRFDVRAHLDFILTYTPPLLSTATPEQESEERKCNYERYRGLVQNDFASISEEQCLYQIQMDELYGGLQRPNEDEKKKLAKEKATIGYTYEDSTVTEPGEEEEKGEEDDSENSESEEDEGIPDIDVEVDVDELNTEQELDLNKMANPYGMAEGDFVRMLRKDKDEVEAIKHAKALEAEKAMYSGRRSRRQRREFREKRLKGRQISPPSYARRDSPTYDPYKRPQSESSSESRSRSRSPGPEKITFITSFGGSDEEAAAATQAPPPVHSGHTPANLLQHPAGHSRGSRRRRSSSSPSSSSSHSSTHRSSSRSSSHSRRDRRHGGGRDGRHSRSRRRSDSRSRGRGANGGGGSRRRYDRTQSRSNDRDRERERDRDRDRDVGRRFAARRRTRSSSNSRQGDRARPGGGRRTSGGHRRGVSSSPSPSQSPQPSCSPSPSHRGGPPSATALCDKLRKPDTPGGKETGAAKPKMTPQEKLKIRMQKALNRQSKADKKAAQAKVTQQENKRAEREGELRAMARKIRMKERERREKERDEWERQYGRQSHSPSPSKYGRDHSSSRRRSRSRSRSPYYRY; this comes from the exons ATGTGGCAGGAGGCCCGCAAACATGAGCGCAAGCTGCGCGGCATGATGGTGGACTACAAACGCCGCGGCGAGCGCCGGCGAGAGTACTACGAGAAGATC AAAAAGGACCCGGCTCAGTTCCTTCAGGTTCACGGCCGGGCCTATAAGATCCATCTGGACTCGGCCGTGGCGCTCGCCGCAGAAAGCCCCATCAACAT GATGCCCTGGCAGGGAGACGCCAACAACATGATTGACAGGTTTGACGTGAGGGCACACCTGGACTTTATACTCACCTACACCCCTCCGCTCCTCAGCACAGC CACCCCAGAACAGGAGTCGGAGGAGAGGAAGTGCAACTATGAGCGTTACAGAGGCCTAGTGCAGAATGACTTTGCCAGCA TCTCTGAGGAGCAGTGTTTGTACCAGATCCAAATGGACGAGCTCTATGGTGGCCTGCAGAGGCCAAATGAGGATGAGAAGAAAAA GCTTGCGAAAGAGAAGGCTACCATTGGCTACACGTACGAGGACAGCACTGTTACGGAGcctggggaggaggaagagaaaggggaggaggatgACTCTGAGAACAGCGAATCGGAGGAGGACGAGGGCATCCCAGACATTG ACGTGGAGGTGGACGTTGACGAGCTCAACACGGAGCAGGAGTTGGATCTGAACAAGATGGCCAACCCATATGGAATGGCAGAGGGAGATTTTGTCAG GATGCTGAGGAAAGACAAGGATGAGGTGGAGGCCATTAAACACGCCAAGGCTCTGGAGGCAGAGAAGGCCATGTACTCT GGCCGTCGCTCTCGCAGACAGAGGAGGGAGTTCAGAGAGAAGAGACTGAAGGGCAGACAGATCAGCCCACCCAG CTATGCCAGGAGAGACAGCCCAACCTACGATCCCTACAAACG gCCCCAGTCTGAGTCCAGTTCGGAGTCACGGTCCCGCTCCCGTTCCCCAGGCCCAGAGAAGATCACATTCATCACCAGCTTTGGAGGCAGTGACGAGGAGGCTGCCGCGGCAACCCAAGCTCCACCCCCTGTCCACTCCGGCCACACTCCCGCCAACTTGCTGCAACACCCCGCAGGTCATAGCAGGGGCTCCCG cAGACGCCGCTCTTCCTCCagcccttcctcctcttcctcccactctTCCACTCATCGCTCCTCCTCTCGTTCCTCCTCTCACTCACGCCGCGACAGACGCcacggaggagggagggatggacgaCATTCCCGGTCGAGGCGGCGCTCCGACTCACGGTCCCGGGGCAGAGGAGCCAACGGAGGAGGGGGGTCACGGAGGAGATACGACCggacacagtcacgctccaatgACCGGGACAGGGAGCGAGaacgggacagagacagagacagggacgtGGGTCGTCGCTTCGCAGCACGCAGACGCACACG GTCCAGCTCTAACTCTCGGCAGGGGGACCGTGCCAGGCCCGGGGGGGGTAGGCGGACTTCAGGAGGGCATCGGAGGGGGGTCAGCAGCAGCCCTAGCCCCTCCCAGTCCCCCCAGCCCAGctgctccccctccccctcacacagAGGAGGCCCGCCCTCTGCCACTGCTCTCTGTGACAAGCTGAGAAA gcCTGATACTCCGGGTGGTAAAGAGACAGGAGCTGCCAAA CCCAAGATGACCCCGCAGGAGAAGCTGAAGATACGCATGCAGAAGGCCCTCAACAGGCAGT CCAAGGCGGATAAGAAAGCAGCCCAGGCGAAAGTCACTCAGCAGGAAAATAAGCGAGCG GAGCGCGAGGGAGAGCTCAGAGCCATGGCACGCAAGATCCGCATGAa ggagCGTGAGcgtcgggagaaagagagggacgaGTGGGAGAGACAGTACGGACGACAAAGCCACTCGCCCTCCCCATCTAAATATG GTCGCGACCACAGCTCATCCAGAAG GAGGTCCCGTTCCCGGTCGAGGAGTCCATATTACCGATACTAA
- the LOC139385602 gene encoding CLK4-associating serine/arginine rich protein-like isoform X2, whose product MWQEARKHERKLRGMMVDYKRRGERRREYYEKIKKDPAQFLQVHGRAYKIHLDSAVALAAESPINMMPWQGDANNMIDRFDVRAHLDFILTYTPPLLSTATPEQESEERKCNYERYRGLVQNDFASISEEQCLYQIQMDELYGGLQRPNEDEKKKLAKEKATIGYTYEDSTVTEPGEEEEKGEEDDSENSESEEDEGIPDIDVEVDVDELNTEQELDLNKMANPYGMAEGDFVRMLRKDKDEVEAIKHAKALEAEKAMYSGRRSRRQRREFREKRLKGRQISPPSYARRDSPTYDPYKRPQSESSSESRSRSRSPGPEKITFITSFGGSDEEAAAATQAPPPVHSGHTPANLLQHPAGHSRGSRRRSSSSPSSSSSHSSTHRSSSRSSSHSRRDRRHGGGRDGRHSRSRRRSDSRSRGRGANGGGGSRRRYDRTQSRSNDRDRERERDRDRDRDVGRRFAARRRTRSSSNSRQGDRARPGGGRRTSGGHRRGVSSSPSPSQSPQPSCSPSPSHRGGPPSATALCDKLRKPDTPGGKETGAAKPKMTPQEKLKIRMQKALNRQSKADKKAAQAKVTQQENKRAEREGELRAMARKIRMKERERREKERDEWERQYGRQSHSPSPSKYGRDHSSSRRRSRSRSRSPYYRY is encoded by the exons ATGTGGCAGGAGGCCCGCAAACATGAGCGCAAGCTGCGCGGCATGATGGTGGACTACAAACGCCGCGGCGAGCGCCGGCGAGAGTACTACGAGAAGATC AAAAAGGACCCGGCTCAGTTCCTTCAGGTTCACGGCCGGGCCTATAAGATCCATCTGGACTCGGCCGTGGCGCTCGCCGCAGAAAGCCCCATCAACAT GATGCCCTGGCAGGGAGACGCCAACAACATGATTGACAGGTTTGACGTGAGGGCACACCTGGACTTTATACTCACCTACACCCCTCCGCTCCTCAGCACAGC CACCCCAGAACAGGAGTCGGAGGAGAGGAAGTGCAACTATGAGCGTTACAGAGGCCTAGTGCAGAATGACTTTGCCAGCA TCTCTGAGGAGCAGTGTTTGTACCAGATCCAAATGGACGAGCTCTATGGTGGCCTGCAGAGGCCAAATGAGGATGAGAAGAAAAA GCTTGCGAAAGAGAAGGCTACCATTGGCTACACGTACGAGGACAGCACTGTTACGGAGcctggggaggaggaagagaaaggggaggaggatgACTCTGAGAACAGCGAATCGGAGGAGGACGAGGGCATCCCAGACATTG ACGTGGAGGTGGACGTTGACGAGCTCAACACGGAGCAGGAGTTGGATCTGAACAAGATGGCCAACCCATATGGAATGGCAGAGGGAGATTTTGTCAG GATGCTGAGGAAAGACAAGGATGAGGTGGAGGCCATTAAACACGCCAAGGCTCTGGAGGCAGAGAAGGCCATGTACTCT GGCCGTCGCTCTCGCAGACAGAGGAGGGAGTTCAGAGAGAAGAGACTGAAGGGCAGACAGATCAGCCCACCCAG CTATGCCAGGAGAGACAGCCCAACCTACGATCCCTACAAACG gCCCCAGTCTGAGTCCAGTTCGGAGTCACGGTCCCGCTCCCGTTCCCCAGGCCCAGAGAAGATCACATTCATCACCAGCTTTGGAGGCAGTGACGAGGAGGCTGCCGCGGCAACCCAAGCTCCACCCCCTGTCCACTCCGGCCACACTCCCGCCAACTTGCTGCAACACCCCGCAGGTCATAGCAGGGGCTCCCG ACGCCGCTCTTCCTCCagcccttcctcctcttcctcccactctTCCACTCATCGCTCCTCCTCTCGTTCCTCCTCTCACTCACGCCGCGACAGACGCcacggaggagggagggatggacgaCATTCCCGGTCGAGGCGGCGCTCCGACTCACGGTCCCGGGGCAGAGGAGCCAACGGAGGAGGGGGGTCACGGAGGAGATACGACCggacacagtcacgctccaatgACCGGGACAGGGAGCGAGaacgggacagagacagagacagggacgtGGGTCGTCGCTTCGCAGCACGCAGACGCACACG GTCCAGCTCTAACTCTCGGCAGGGGGACCGTGCCAGGCCCGGGGGGGGTAGGCGGACTTCAGGAGGGCATCGGAGGGGGGTCAGCAGCAGCCCTAGCCCCTCCCAGTCCCCCCAGCCCAGctgctccccctccccctcacacagAGGAGGCCCGCCCTCTGCCACTGCTCTCTGTGACAAGCTGAGAAA gcCTGATACTCCGGGTGGTAAAGAGACAGGAGCTGCCAAA CCCAAGATGACCCCGCAGGAGAAGCTGAAGATACGCATGCAGAAGGCCCTCAACAGGCAGT CCAAGGCGGATAAGAAAGCAGCCCAGGCGAAAGTCACTCAGCAGGAAAATAAGCGAGCG GAGCGCGAGGGAGAGCTCAGAGCCATGGCACGCAAGATCCGCATGAa ggagCGTGAGcgtcgggagaaagagagggacgaGTGGGAGAGACAGTACGGACGACAAAGCCACTCGCCCTCCCCATCTAAATATG GTCGCGACCACAGCTCATCCAGAAG GAGGTCCCGTTCCCGGTCGAGGAGTCCATATTACCGATACTAA